A genomic stretch from Halogranum gelatinilyticum includes:
- a CDS encoding MBL fold metallo-hydrolase, with product MAIGDLEPVPDSTDLYYLDTGMYDIEGYGSVYVLDAERPAVVDTGIGTNREQLFDALDELGIGADDLAYILPTHIHLDHAGGAGYLAEAYPDATVLTHEIGVPHLVDPSKLVAGTKAAVDDQWEFYVDPKPVPEDRIEGLEGGETVDLGDRTLEVAHAPGHAPHQVTFYDTADDVLFTGDSAGIWVPKMTEIRQTSPPSQFDLEQCLDDASAIIDRDPDTLCFGHFGPLAFEPEYMEAYKRTLVEWVEAVRQKRAELDDDEAVIEFFEDHTDTAEAWGERKARDEARLNVKGVLGYLDYRAKQDDE from the coding sequence ATGGCTATCGGCGACCTCGAACCCGTCCCGGACAGCACCGACCTCTACTATCTCGACACCGGGATGTACGACATCGAGGGGTACGGGTCGGTCTACGTCCTCGACGCCGAGCGGCCCGCCGTTGTCGACACCGGTATCGGCACCAACCGCGAGCAGCTGTTCGACGCGCTCGACGAGTTGGGAATCGGCGCGGACGACCTGGCCTACATCCTGCCGACGCACATCCACCTCGACCACGCGGGCGGGGCGGGCTATCTCGCCGAGGCGTATCCCGACGCGACGGTGCTGACCCACGAGATCGGCGTCCCTCATCTGGTCGACCCCTCGAAACTCGTCGCGGGCACGAAGGCAGCCGTCGACGACCAGTGGGAGTTCTACGTCGACCCGAAGCCCGTCCCCGAGGACCGTATCGAGGGACTCGAAGGCGGCGAGACGGTCGACCTCGGCGATAGGACGCTGGAAGTCGCCCACGCACCCGGCCACGCGCCGCACCAGGTGACCTTCTACGACACCGCCGACGACGTGCTGTTCACGGGCGACTCGGCCGGTATCTGGGTCCCGAAGATGACCGAGATTCGCCAGACGTCGCCACCGTCGCAGTTCGACCTCGAACAGTGTCTGGACGACGCCTCGGCCATCATCGACCGCGACCCCGACACGCTCTGTTTCGGCCACTTCGGCCCGCTCGCATTCGAACCCGAGTATATGGAGGCGTACAAGCGGACGCTCGTGGAGTGGGTCGAGGCCGTCCGCCAGAAGCGCGCCGAACTGGACGACGACGAGGCCGTCATCGAGTTCTTCGAGGACCACACCGACACCGCGGAAGCGTGGGGCGAGCGGAAAGCACGCGACGAGGCGCGGCTGAACGTCAAGGGCGTGCTCGGCTATCTCGACTACCGGGCGAAACAGGACGACGAGTAA
- the serS gene encoding serine--tRNA ligase, protein MLHRRYLREHPETVRESLANRGYDDVDLDHVLAVDEEWRELKARGDDLRHERNTVSSKIGQLKAEGKDDEADEAIARSQELKEELQDIETRADELEAELEETLLELPNVPHESVPVGADESDNEELRRHGFDDLRDLPDEVTPHFDIGEDLDIIDEGRGAKTTGSGFYFLKGEGAMLEHALIQFMLDVHREQDYVDIFPPIPVKTTSMVGTGQLPKFAEDAYRIGGSETEDYEDDDLWLCPTAEVPVTNMYADDILLKDDLPLKHQAYTPNFRREAGEHGTETRGIVRVHQFNKVELVNFVEPDESYDRLEALLDEATEVLERLGLPYRVLNLCTGDLTFSSAKTYDIEVWAPGTESDEGPEAGGRWLEVSSASNFEDFQARRAGLRYRPERHESTEYLHTLNASGTAVGRVMVALLEYYQNEDGTVDVPEPLQPYMGGREVIEGHEPVGEAAVGAGKKD, encoded by the coding sequence ATGCTTCACCGACGATATCTCCGCGAGCACCCGGAGACGGTCCGCGAGAGCCTCGCGAACCGCGGCTACGACGACGTCGACCTGGATCACGTCCTCGCCGTCGACGAGGAGTGGCGTGAGCTGAAGGCCAGAGGCGACGACCTGCGCCACGAGCGCAACACGGTGTCGAGCAAGATCGGCCAGCTCAAAGCCGAGGGCAAGGACGACGAGGCCGACGAGGCCATCGCCCGCTCGCAGGAACTGAAGGAGGAGCTCCAAGACATCGAGACCCGCGCCGACGAACTCGAAGCCGAGTTGGAGGAGACGCTGCTCGAACTGCCGAACGTCCCCCACGAGAGCGTTCCCGTTGGTGCTGACGAGAGCGACAACGAGGAACTGCGTCGCCACGGCTTCGACGACCTGCGCGACCTGCCCGACGAGGTCACCCCGCACTTCGACATCGGCGAGGACCTCGACATCATCGACGAGGGCCGCGGCGCGAAGACGACCGGCTCGGGCTTCTACTTCCTGAAAGGCGAGGGCGCGATGCTGGAACACGCGCTCATCCAGTTCATGCTCGACGTCCACCGCGAACAGGATTACGTCGACATCTTCCCGCCGATTCCGGTCAAGACGACGTCGATGGTCGGCACCGGTCAGCTGCCGAAGTTCGCTGAGGACGCCTACCGCATCGGCGGCTCGGAGACCGAGGACTACGAGGACGACGACCTCTGGCTCTGCCCCACGGCGGAGGTCCCGGTCACGAACATGTACGCCGACGACATCCTCCTGAAGGACGACCTTCCCCTCAAACATCAGGCCTACACACCGAACTTCCGGCGCGAAGCCGGGGAACACGGGACCGAGACGCGCGGCATCGTCCGCGTCCACCAGTTCAACAAGGTCGAACTCGTCAACTTCGTCGAACCCGACGAGTCGTACGACCGCCTCGAAGCCCTGCTCGACGAAGCAACCGAAGTCCTCGAACGACTCGGTCTCCCGTACCGTGTGCTCAACCTCTGTACGGGTGACCTGACCTTCTCGTCGGCGAAGACCTACGACATCGAGGTCTGGGCACCCGGCACGGAGTCGGACGAGGGGCCCGAAGCGGGCGGCCGCTGGCTCGAAGTCTCGTCGGCCTCGAACTTCGAGGACTTCCAGGCGCGTCGCGCCGGGCTGCGCTACCGGCCGGAACGCCACGAGTCGACGGAGTATCTCCACACGCTCAACGCGTCGGGGACGGCCGTCGGCCGTGTGATGGTCGCGCTGCTCGAATACTACCAGAACGAGGACGGTACCGTCGACGTGCCCGAGCCGCTCCAGCCCTACATGGGCGGCCGCGAGGTCATCGAGGGCCACGAACCCGTCGGCGAAGCCGCCGTCGGTGCGGGCAAGAAGGACTGA
- a CDS encoding nuclear transport factor 2 family protein — translation MGHLEAVHSYYDALDDGDYDALLVLLDPEFEQTRPDRSFTSRRAFIDFMQEDRPHEDTSHEIDVVYRDDDGDLTADDPAELAVRGRLCTNGGAELTGFVDVFQFEDGRIAELRTYTD, via the coding sequence ATGGGTCACCTCGAAGCCGTTCACTCGTACTACGACGCGCTCGACGACGGCGACTACGACGCGCTGTTGGTCCTTCTCGACCCCGAATTCGAGCAGACGCGCCCCGACCGCTCCTTTACGAGCCGTCGCGCGTTCATCGACTTCATGCAGGAAGACCGGCCGCACGAGGATACGTCCCACGAGATCGACGTCGTCTACCGGGACGACGACGGAGACCTCACGGCCGACGACCCCGCGGAACTCGCCGTCAGGGGACGGCTCTGCACGAACGGCGGTGCCGAACTGACCGGCTTCGTCGACGTGTTCCAGTTCGAAGACGGCCGAATCGCCGAACTCCGGACGTACACCGACTGA
- a CDS encoding DUF367 family protein, with protein MELHIRYEGDDDPDKCTARRLAKFDLAELHRSHRATPYGVVLNPHAEQALSPADRTETLVALDCSWESAGEARFSLPGEHRALPYLVAANPVNFGRPMKLTTVEAMAAALAIFGEWEQAEEILSKFTWGHTFLEMNEEPLRRYSECADSTAVVEIQQEYLDRGQ; from the coding sequence GTGGAGCTGCACATCCGCTACGAGGGCGACGACGACCCCGACAAGTGCACGGCGCGCCGCCTCGCGAAGTTCGACCTCGCCGAGCTACACCGCTCGCACCGCGCGACGCCCTACGGCGTCGTGTTGAACCCCCACGCCGAGCAGGCGCTGTCACCCGCCGACAGGACGGAGACGCTCGTCGCGCTCGACTGCTCGTGGGAGTCCGCGGGCGAGGCACGCTTCTCGCTGCCGGGCGAGCACCGCGCGCTGCCCTATCTCGTCGCCGCCAACCCGGTCAACTTCGGCCGACCGATGAAGCTGACGACCGTCGAGGCGATGGCCGCGGCACTCGCCATCTTCGGCGAGTGGGAGCAGGCCGAGGAGATCCTCTCGAAGTTCACCTGGGGACACACCTTCTTGGAGATGAACGAGGAGCCGCTGCGACGCTATTCGGAGTGTGCGGACTCGACGGCGGTCGTCGAGATCCAACAGGAGTATCTCGACCGCGGGCAGTGA
- a CDS encoding DUF5518 domain-containing protein encodes MTNWRAVAVGFVVLLVVGAIGLQLPLFGQIGAGLVGGFAAGYLAGGGLGSGAWHGLLAGSITGVVLTLLFAVVGGTLGLAGGPLGAFLGGAGVLLVGVFLTVVFAVDSAVAGALGGWIKG; translated from the coding sequence ATGACCAACTGGCGTGCAGTTGCCGTCGGCTTCGTGGTCCTCCTCGTCGTCGGCGCGATCGGGCTTCAGCTTCCCCTGTTCGGACAGATCGGCGCGGGTCTCGTCGGCGGCTTCGCTGCGGGCTATCTCGCTGGCGGCGGACTCGGCAGCGGCGCGTGGCACGGCCTGCTGGCAGGCTCCATCACGGGCGTCGTGTTGACGCTGCTCTTCGCGGTCGTCGGCGGGACCTTGGGTCTCGCGGGCGGGCCGCTCGGGGCGTTCCTCGGCGGCGCGGGCGTGCTCCTCGTCGGCGTCTTCCTGACCGTCGTCTTCGCCGTCGACAGTGCCGTCGCTGGCGCGCTCGGCGGCTGGATAAAGGGCTGA
- the engB gene encoding GTP-binding protein EngB, translating to MFENRPKRDAEVVFVGRSNVGKSTLMRELTGHSKFNTGKKPGVTREPNHFDWAGESFMFSDLPGFGFMSGVEEERREAIKTDIVRYIEEHADKILVGVLVVDGKSVVDIIDRHTGEDSIPHDVEMFYFLEELGIPTVVAVNKMDKVDDRDERLNDLCDRLGLYPPWEQWKGDTIAPIVAKRGQLEPLKEALRHHFHEAKRDDLLKFVK from the coding sequence ATGTTCGAAAACCGCCCCAAGCGCGACGCAGAGGTCGTCTTCGTCGGGCGCTCCAACGTCGGCAAGTCGACGCTGATGCGCGAGTTGACCGGCCACAGCAAGTTCAACACGGGCAAGAAGCCGGGCGTGACCCGCGAGCCCAACCACTTCGACTGGGCTGGCGAGAGTTTCATGTTCTCTGATCTCCCCGGCTTCGGCTTCATGTCCGGCGTCGAGGAAGAGCGTCGCGAGGCCATCAAGACCGACATCGTCCGCTACATCGAGGAGCACGCCGACAAGATTCTCGTGGGCGTGCTCGTCGTCGACGGCAAGAGCGTCGTCGACATCATCGACCGCCACACGGGCGAGGACTCGATTCCCCACGACGTCGAGATGTTCTACTTCCTCGAAGAGCTGGGAATTCCGACGGTCGTCGCCGTCAACAAGATGGACAAGGTCGACGACAGAGACGAGCGGCTGAACGACCTCTGTGACCGCCTCGGTCTCTACCCGCCGTGGGAACAGTGGAAGGGCGACACCATCGCCCCCATCGTGGCGAAACGCGGCCAGTTGGAGCCGCTGAAGGAAGCACTCAGACACCACTTCCACGAGGCGAAGCGCGACGACCTGCTGAAGTTCGTGAAGTAG
- a CDS encoding DUF7344 domain-containing protein → MSRSHGQSREEPPDSEGQEADDVYRILSNRRRRYTLRYLLAHGTAEVRTLAEQIAAWEHDVDPNEVSYDQRRSVYNSLQQSHLPKLQAVNLVAFDKRAGTVELAEDGSEVQSYLGPLTHRQPSLQRRYLLVGGFWLVALPALSLFYPGPTVAETVPLFGVVALSVLWVTLVHRFELDTVAGENATSNGD, encoded by the coding sequence ATGTCTCGTTCTCACGGACAGTCGAGAGAGGAGCCACCGGACTCGGAGGGGCAAGAGGCCGACGACGTCTACCGTATTCTGAGTAACCGTCGGCGACGGTACACGCTTCGGTATCTCCTCGCGCACGGGACCGCCGAGGTCCGGACGCTCGCCGAACAGATCGCGGCGTGGGAACACGACGTCGACCCGAACGAGGTCAGTTACGACCAGCGGCGAAGCGTCTACAACTCGCTGCAACAGTCGCATCTCCCGAAACTGCAGGCGGTGAACCTCGTCGCGTTCGACAAACGGGCGGGGACGGTCGAACTCGCCGAGGACGGGTCGGAGGTGCAGTCGTATCTCGGCCCGCTGACGCACCGACAGCCGTCGTTGCAGCGTCGGTATCTCCTCGTCGGTGGGTTCTGGCTGGTGGCACTCCCCGCTCTGTCGCTCTTCTATCCGGGTCCGACGGTCGCCGAGACGGTCCCGCTGTTCGGCGTCGTCGCGCTCTCGGTGCTGTGGGTCACGCTCGTCCACCG